From Cellulomonas oligotrophica, a single genomic window includes:
- a CDS encoding phospho-sugar mutase, producing the protein MSADATQTPQDDDAPGRWDALAAQVEAWVADDPDPQTADELRTLLATARRTPDSLAPGATPDPTQQQVLDAASRARADLADRFSGLLQFGTAGLRGELAGGPHRMNRAVVIRAAAGLADFLLGELEGRTPAPRVVVGYDARHNSHRFALDTAAVMTAVGIEVHLLPAPLPTPVLAFAVRHLHADAGVMVTASHNPPRDNGYKVYLGGRVVTDGGQGAQIVPPTDAAIAAEIHRVPSVASVPRAEQGWTVLGPEIVEEYTRTAVALAADDTAARERAARLKVVLTPLHGVGGAVAHDVLARAGFTDVTLVPEQAEPDPDFPTVTFPNPEEPGAMDLALALASATRADLVVALDPDADRCAVAVVDTRHHVKGAPQSPQADGWRMLHGDEVGALLGADAVARAGAADPATLPAHPAVACSIVSSRLLGRIAASAGLGFAPTLTGFKWISRTEGLVFGYEEALGYCVDPAHVRDKDGISAAVRVVDLAARLAAEGRTLVDALDDLARAHGLHVSDQVSARFTDLGRIASTVQALRSAPPTSLGGSEVVQVVDLAAGTEDDRDGLPPTDGIRLLTADGTRVVVRPSGTEPKVKCYLEVVVPVAPDADRHALDAAHRTARARLTAVAADVRATLGL; encoded by the coding sequence GTGAGTGCCGACGCGACGCAGACCCCGCAGGACGACGACGCCCCCGGGCGCTGGGACGCGCTGGCGGCGCAGGTCGAGGCGTGGGTCGCCGACGACCCGGACCCGCAGACCGCCGACGAGCTGCGCACCCTGCTCGCCACGGCGCGCCGCACCCCCGACAGCCTCGCGCCCGGGGCCACGCCCGACCCGACGCAGCAGCAGGTCCTCGACGCCGCGTCCCGCGCGCGCGCCGACCTCGCCGACCGGTTCTCCGGCCTGCTGCAGTTCGGCACCGCCGGCCTGCGCGGCGAGCTCGCGGGCGGCCCGCACCGCATGAACCGGGCCGTGGTCATCCGTGCCGCCGCCGGGCTCGCGGACTTCCTGCTCGGCGAGCTCGAGGGACGGACCCCGGCGCCCCGCGTCGTCGTCGGCTACGACGCCCGGCACAACTCCCACCGCTTCGCCCTCGACACCGCCGCCGTCATGACGGCCGTCGGCATCGAGGTGCACCTGCTGCCCGCCCCCCTGCCCACCCCCGTGCTGGCGTTCGCCGTGCGGCACCTGCACGCCGACGCCGGCGTCATGGTCACCGCCTCGCACAACCCGCCGCGCGACAACGGCTACAAGGTCTACCTCGGCGGGCGCGTCGTCACCGACGGCGGCCAGGGCGCGCAGATCGTCCCGCCCACCGACGCCGCCATCGCCGCCGAGATCCACCGCGTCCCGTCCGTCGCGTCGGTGCCCCGCGCCGAGCAGGGCTGGACCGTCCTCGGCCCGGAGATCGTCGAGGAGTACACCCGCACCGCGGTGGCGCTCGCGGCCGACGACACCGCGGCCCGCGAGCGCGCCGCCCGCCTGAAGGTCGTCCTGACCCCGCTGCACGGCGTGGGCGGCGCCGTCGCGCACGACGTGCTCGCGCGTGCCGGCTTCACCGACGTCACGCTCGTGCCCGAGCAGGCCGAGCCGGACCCGGACTTCCCGACGGTCACGTTCCCGAACCCCGAGGAGCCGGGCGCGATGGACCTCGCCCTGGCGCTGGCGTCGGCGACGCGCGCGGACCTCGTGGTCGCGCTCGACCCGGACGCGGACCGCTGCGCCGTCGCGGTCGTCGACACGCGGCACCACGTCAAGGGTGCCCCGCAGTCCCCGCAGGCCGACGGCTGGCGGATGCTGCACGGCGACGAGGTCGGGGCGCTGCTCGGCGCCGACGCCGTGGCCCGGGCCGGCGCCGCCGACCCGGCGACGCTGCCCGCGCACCCCGCGGTCGCCTGCTCCATCGTGTCCTCGCGGCTGCTCGGCAGGATCGCCGCGTCCGCGGGTCTCGGCTTCGCGCCGACGCTGACCGGCTTCAAGTGGATCAGCCGCACCGAGGGCCTGGTGTTCGGGTACGAGGAGGCGCTCGGCTACTGCGTCGACCCCGCGCACGTGCGCGACAAGGACGGCATCTCGGCGGCCGTGCGGGTCGTCGACCTGGCGGCACGGCTCGCCGCGGAGGGGCGCACGCTCGTCGACGCGCTGGACGACCTGGCGCGCGCGCACGGCCTGCACGTGTCCGACCAGGTCTCGGCCCGGTTCACCGACCTGGGCCGCATCGCCTCGACGGTCCAGGCGCTGCGCTCCGCACCGCCGACGTCGCTCGGTGGCTCCGAGGTCGTGCAGGTCGTCGACCTGGCCGCCGGCACCGAGGACGACCGCGACGGCCTGCCGCCCACCGACGGGATCCGCCTGCTCACCGCGGACGGCACGCGCGTCGTCGTGCGCCCGTCCGGCACCGAGCCGAAGGTCAAGTGCTACCTGGAGGTCGTCGTGCCCGTCGCGCCCGACGCCGACCGGCACGCGCTGGACGCGGCGCACCGCACCGCCCGGGCCCGTCTGACGGCCGTCGCCGCCGACGTGCGCGCGACGCTCGGCCTCTAG
- a CDS encoding purine-nucleoside phosphorylase yields the protein MTDHAAPELDDPTTDPFDVARLAAQVIAERTGVERHDVALVLGSGWGGAADLIGETVAEVPSHEIPGFARPAVVGHVGTLRSIRIGDTGRHALVLGSRTHLYEGRGVRRVVHGVRTAAATGASTVVLTNGCGGLNPAWAPGTPVLINDHINLTATSPLEGATFVDLTDLYSARLRAVAREVDASLDEGVYVQFPGPHYETPAEVRMAGVLGGDLVGMSTTLEAIAARHAGLEVLGVSLVTNLAAGIGTEALSHAEVIEAGQAAGPRISDLLARVVQRL from the coding sequence ATGACCGATCACGCCGCCCCCGAGCTGGACGACCCCACCACCGACCCCTTCGACGTCGCGCGCCTCGCCGCGCAGGTGATCGCCGAGCGCACAGGCGTCGAGCGCCACGACGTCGCCCTCGTGCTGGGCTCGGGCTGGGGCGGGGCCGCCGACCTCATCGGCGAGACCGTCGCGGAGGTCCCGAGCCACGAGATTCCCGGCTTCGCCCGCCCCGCGGTCGTCGGGCACGTCGGCACGCTGCGCTCCATCCGCATCGGCGACACCGGCCGGCACGCGCTCGTGCTGGGCTCGCGCACCCACCTGTACGAGGGCCGCGGCGTGCGTCGCGTCGTGCACGGCGTGCGGACCGCCGCCGCGACCGGCGCCTCCACGGTCGTGCTCACCAACGGCTGCGGCGGCCTGAACCCCGCCTGGGCGCCCGGCACGCCCGTCCTCATCAACGACCACATCAACCTCACGGCGACGTCGCCGCTCGAGGGCGCCACCTTCGTCGACCTCACCGACCTGTACTCGGCCCGGCTGCGCGCGGTCGCTCGCGAGGTCGACGCGAGCCTCGACGAGGGCGTGTACGTGCAGTTCCCCGGCCCGCACTACGAGACGCCGGCCGAGGTGCGGATGGCCGGGGTGCTCGGCGGCGACCTCGTCGGCATGTCGACGACGCTCGAGGCCATCGCCGCCCGGCACGCCGGGCTCGAGGTCCTCGGGGTGTCCCTCGTCACCAACCTCGCCGCGGGCATCGGCACCGAGGCGCTCTCGCACGCCGAGGTCATCGAGGCCGGCCAGGCCGCGGGCCCGCGGATCAGCGACCTGCTCGCCCGCGTCGTCCAGCGGCTCTGA
- a CDS encoding NAD(P)H-quinone dehydrogenase — MSQHTPDASPQQPAPAAPDEPQVARAAAASTVSPSSDGRPVSRVVVVGGGPGGYEAALVARRLGAQVTVVERSGLGGSAVLTDVVPSKTLIATAEWMTIADRAPELGIRLAGVTGTADAVRDALRHTIDLGAVNTRVKALAAAQSADIRARLQREGVEVVAGDGRLLDAEHVAVRTAEGDERVLPADVVLVATGATPRVLPDAQPDGERILTWTQMYDLDELPQRLVVVGSGVTGAEFAGAYTSLGADVVLVSSRDRVLPGEDADAAELIERVFTQRGMTVMGRSRASSARRTADGVVVTLEDGRTVEGSHVLLAVGSVPTTRGLGLEEAGVRLTPSGHVEVDKVSRTSVRGVYAAGDCTGVLPLASVAATQGRIAMAHALGDAVRPLSLTGVAANIFTAPEIATVGLSEARLRERGIAYSTSMLPLARNPRAKMLGVRDGFVKIFARTGTGTVLGAVVVGPRASEAVFPLTLAVTHRLTTDDVADASTVYPSMSGTVAEVARMLHQRTED, encoded by the coding sequence GTGAGCCAGCACACCCCCGACGCCAGCCCGCAGCAGCCCGCACCCGCCGCCCCGGACGAGCCCCAGGTGGCGCGCGCGGCGGCCGCCTCGACCGTCAGCCCGTCGTCGGACGGCCGCCCCGTCAGCCGCGTGGTCGTGGTGGGCGGCGGCCCCGGCGGGTACGAGGCGGCGCTGGTCGCGCGGCGGCTCGGCGCGCAGGTCACCGTCGTCGAGCGCAGCGGGCTGGGCGGTTCCGCGGTGCTGACGGACGTCGTGCCGTCCAAGACGCTCATCGCGACGGCGGAGTGGATGACGATCGCCGACCGGGCGCCCGAGCTGGGGATCCGGCTCGCGGGCGTCACGGGCACGGCCGACGCGGTGCGCGACGCGCTGCGGCACACGATCGACCTGGGTGCGGTCAACACGCGCGTCAAGGCTCTCGCGGCGGCGCAGTCCGCGGACATCCGGGCGCGGCTGCAGCGCGAGGGCGTCGAGGTCGTCGCGGGGGACGGGCGCCTGCTCGACGCCGAGCACGTCGCGGTCCGCACGGCCGAGGGTGACGAGCGCGTGCTGCCGGCGGACGTGGTGCTGGTCGCCACGGGGGCGACGCCCCGCGTGCTGCCCGACGCCCAGCCGGACGGCGAGCGCATCCTCACGTGGACGCAGATGTACGACCTGGACGAGCTGCCGCAGCGGCTCGTCGTGGTCGGCTCGGGCGTCACCGGCGCGGAGTTCGCCGGCGCGTACACGTCGCTGGGCGCCGACGTGGTGCTCGTGTCGAGCCGGGACCGGGTGCTGCCCGGCGAGGACGCGGACGCCGCCGAGCTCATCGAGCGCGTGTTCACCCAGCGCGGCATGACCGTCATGGGCCGCTCGCGGGCGTCGTCAGCGCGCCGGACGGCCGACGGCGTCGTGGTGACCCTGGAGGACGGGCGCACGGTCGAGGGGTCGCACGTGCTGCTGGCCGTGGGGTCGGTGCCGACGACGCGCGGCCTGGGCCTGGAGGAGGCGGGCGTGCGCCTGACCCCCTCGGGGCACGTCGAGGTCGACAAGGTCTCACGGACGTCGGTGCGGGGCGTCTACGCCGCGGGCGACTGCACGGGGGTGCTGCCGCTGGCGTCCGTCGCGGCCACGCAGGGGCGGATCGCGATGGCGCACGCCCTCGGCGACGCGGTGCGGCCGCTGTCGCTCACGGGGGTCGCGGCGAACATCTTCACCGCGCCCGAGATCGCGACGGTCGGCCTGTCGGAGGCGCGGCTGCGCGAGCGGGGCATCGCGTACTCCACGAGCATGCTGCCGCTGGCCCGCAACCCGCGCGCGAAGATGCTGGGCGTGCGCGACGGGTTCGTGAAGATCTTCGCCCGCACCGGCACGGGCACGGTCCTCGGCGCCGTGGTCGTGGGCCCGCGGGCCAGCGAGGCGGTGTTCCCGCTGACCCTGGCGGTCACGCACCGGCTCACGACCGACGACGTGGCGGACGCCTCGACGGTGTACCCGTCGATGTCGGGCACCGTGGCCGAGGTCGCGCGCATGCTGCACCAGCGCACCGAGGACTGA
- a CDS encoding NUDIX domain-containing protein: MLQHRAPWSDAGGTWGVPGGARAPGEDAVAAALRESREEAGIDPQAVAVRGTHVLAHPDWSYTTVVADEVGTVEPRPTDDESVEVAWVAVDDVPARPLLPAFADAWPVLRASLDD, translated from the coding sequence GTGCTGCAGCACCGGGCGCCGTGGTCCGACGCGGGCGGCACCTGGGGCGTGCCGGGCGGCGCCCGCGCGCCCGGGGAGGACGCCGTGGCCGCCGCGCTGCGCGAGTCCCGCGAGGAGGCGGGCATCGACCCGCAGGCCGTCGCGGTGCGCGGCACGCACGTGCTCGCGCACCCCGACTGGTCGTACACCACCGTGGTGGCCGACGAGGTCGGCACCGTGGAGCCCCGCCCCACCGACGACGAGTCGGTCGAGGTCGCGTGGGTCGCGGTCGACGACGTGCCGGCGCGGCCGCTGCTGCCCGCGTTCGCCGACGCGTGGCCCGTGCTGCGCGCCTCGCTCGACGACTGA
- a CDS encoding acetyl/propionyl/methylcrotonyl-CoA carboxylase subunit alpha encodes MPDITKVLIANRGEIAVRVARACRDAQIASVAVYSDTDRGALHVTVADEAYALDGARAAETYLDIAKLLDVARRSGADAVHPGYGFLSENAEFARAVAAAGLVWIGPPPAAIESLGDKVSARHIAQRAGAPLVAGTPDPVASVDEIHAFAAEHGLPIAIKAAFGGGGRGLKVARTLDEIDEMYESAVREAVAAFGRGECFVERYLDRPRHVETQCLADEHGTVVVVSTRDCSLQRRHQKLVEEAPAPYLSDEQRRLLVDASVAILREARYVGAGTCEFLVGQDGTISFLEVNTRLQVEHPVTEEISGIDLVREQLRIAAGEPLGYDHVETRGHAIEFRLNGEDPAAGFLPAPGRLSRLRFPSGPGVRVDSGVVEGDTVSGAFDSMIAKLIVTGATRRQALERARRALAELEVVGIPTVVPFHRAVLEDEAFAPADDATPFRVHTRWIETEFAPTLATLGRTPAPAADDEDEDPALERVVVEVGGKRLEVVLPAALGLGRPGTGGRAQRPGAAPRRSARARATRPSGNGTTLASPMQGTIVKVAVAEGATVAEGDLVVVLEAMKMEQPLVAHRAGTVTRLSAGVGASVSAGSAICEIVG; translated from the coding sequence GTGCCCGACATCACCAAGGTGCTCATCGCCAACCGCGGAGAGATCGCCGTCCGCGTCGCCCGTGCCTGCCGGGACGCGCAGATCGCGTCCGTCGCCGTGTACTCCGACACGGACCGCGGCGCCCTGCACGTCACGGTCGCGGACGAGGCGTACGCGCTCGACGGCGCCCGCGCGGCGGAGACCTACCTCGACATCGCCAAGCTCCTCGACGTGGCCCGCCGGTCCGGTGCGGACGCCGTGCACCCCGGCTACGGCTTCCTGTCGGAGAACGCGGAGTTCGCGCGCGCCGTCGCCGCCGCCGGCCTGGTGTGGATCGGCCCCCCGCCGGCGGCCATCGAGTCGCTGGGCGACAAGGTCAGCGCGCGCCACATCGCGCAGCGCGCCGGCGCCCCGCTCGTCGCGGGAACGCCCGACCCGGTCGCGTCGGTCGACGAGATCCACGCGTTCGCGGCCGAGCACGGCCTGCCGATCGCGATCAAGGCGGCGTTCGGCGGCGGCGGTCGCGGCCTGAAGGTCGCGCGCACGCTCGACGAGATCGACGAGATGTACGAGTCCGCGGTCCGCGAGGCCGTCGCGGCCTTCGGGCGCGGGGAGTGCTTCGTCGAGCGGTACCTCGACCGTCCGCGGCACGTGGAGACCCAGTGCCTGGCCGACGAGCACGGCACCGTGGTCGTCGTCTCGACCCGTGACTGCTCGCTGCAGCGCCGCCACCAGAAGCTCGTCGAGGAGGCCCCGGCGCCGTACCTGAGCGACGAGCAGCGTCGCCTGCTGGTCGACGCGAGCGTGGCCATCCTGCGCGAGGCCCGCTACGTCGGCGCCGGCACGTGCGAGTTCCTCGTGGGGCAGGACGGGACGATCTCGTTCCTCGAGGTCAACACCCGCCTGCAGGTGGAGCACCCGGTCACCGAGGAGATCAGCGGCATCGACCTGGTCCGCGAGCAGCTGCGGATCGCGGCGGGCGAGCCGCTCGGGTACGACCACGTCGAGACCCGCGGCCACGCGATCGAGTTCCGCCTCAACGGCGAGGACCCGGCCGCGGGGTTCCTGCCCGCGCCCGGCCGCCTGTCGCGGCTGCGGTTCCCCTCGGGCCCGGGCGTGCGCGTGGACTCCGGCGTCGTCGAGGGCGACACCGTCTCCGGTGCGTTCGACTCGATGATCGCCAAGCTCATCGTCACCGGCGCGACCCGGCGGCAGGCCCTGGAGCGGGCCCGGCGCGCGCTCGCCGAGCTCGAGGTCGTCGGCATCCCCACCGTCGTCCCGTTCCACCGGGCGGTGCTCGAGGACGAGGCGTTCGCGCCGGCCGACGACGCGACGCCGTTCCGCGTGCACACGCGGTGGATCGAGACGGAGTTCGCCCCGACGCTCGCGACGCTGGGCCGCACGCCGGCGCCCGCCGCGGACGACGAGGACGAGGACCCCGCCCTGGAGCGCGTCGTCGTCGAGGTCGGCGGCAAGCGCCTGGAGGTCGTGCTGCCCGCCGCCCTCGGCCTGGGCCGGCCCGGCACCGGCGGGCGCGCGCAGCGCCCCGGCGCGGCACCGCGCCGCAGCGCCCGCGCCCGGGCGACGCGCCCGTCGGGCAACGGCACGACCCTCGCCTCGCCGATGCAGGGCACGATCGTCAAGGTCGCGGTCGCCGAGGGCGCCACGGTCGCCGAGGGCGACCTCGTCGTGGTGCTCGAGGCCATGAAGATGGAGCAGCCGCTGGTCGCGCACCGCGCCGGCACGGTCACGCGCCTGTCCGCGGGCGTCGGTGCGAGCGTCAGCGCCGGCAGCGCGATCTGCGAGATCGTCGGCTGA
- a CDS encoding Maf family protein: MTTAPSSPRLLLASASPARRATLVRAGVDPLVAVSSVDEDAALAAARERFGDLEPADAVLVLAQAKVEDVARRLVDDPELDVPGWDGEDLLLLGCDSMLELDGQILGKPADADDAVARWAAMRGRSGVLHTGHWLVDDRPSGADGPGTGGTLGATASTVVHFADVSDAEVAAYVATGEPLLVAGAFTVDGLGGPFVERIEGDHHNVVGLSLPLLRHLLGDVGLTLPDLWRR; the protein is encoded by the coding sequence GTGACCACGGCACCCTCCTCCCCCCGGCTGCTCCTCGCCTCGGCGTCCCCCGCCCGCCGCGCCACGCTCGTGCGCGCCGGCGTCGACCCGCTCGTCGCCGTCTCGTCCGTCGACGAGGACGCCGCGCTGGCTGCGGCCCGCGAGCGCTTCGGCGACCTCGAGCCCGCGGACGCGGTGCTGGTGCTCGCACAGGCCAAGGTCGAGGACGTCGCGCGACGCCTCGTGGACGACCCCGAGCTCGACGTGCCGGGCTGGGACGGCGAGGACCTGCTGCTCCTGGGCTGCGACTCGATGCTCGAGCTCGACGGGCAGATCCTCGGCAAGCCCGCCGACGCGGACGACGCCGTGGCGCGGTGGGCGGCGATGCGCGGGCGCTCCGGCGTGCTGCACACCGGGCACTGGCTGGTCGACGACCGCCCGTCCGGCGCGGACGGCCCGGGCACGGGCGGCACCCTCGGCGCCACCGCGTCGACGGTCGTGCACTTCGCCGACGTGTCCGACGCGGAGGTCGCGGCGTACGTGGCGACGGGCGAGCCCCTGCTGGTGGCCGGTGCGTTCACCGTCGACGGGCTCGGCGGCCCGTTCGTCGAGCGCATCGAGGGCGACCACCACAACGTCGTCGGCCTGAGCCTGCCGCTGCTGCGCCACCTGCTGGGCGACGTGGGCCTGACGCTGCCCGACCTCTGGCGCCGCTGA
- a CDS encoding S8 family peptidase: MTLHTPARTTTAIAVGIALACAGGIGAAAAAPTQAPAAAPAAAPAAAPAETGTTDRLIVKYRGERAGTTPAGTTQSTRRDRIQAAAAPHGGAAEHVRATAQGAQVWSLGTDLAVADVEAIAAQVEADPTVEYAEPDRLMQPLAAAPNDTRWAEQWDLQTTSVGIDVRTAWDTTRGAGVNVAVIDTGYRPHADLAANVVGGYDLIADTAVANDGNGRDADAADPGDWTTTNQCATGWTARGSSWHGTHVAGTISAVTNNGVGVAGIAPESKVVPLRVLGRCGGYTSDIADAMIWASGGSVSGVPANANPAKVLNLSLGGSGTCDTTSQNAITSARSRGAVVVVAAGNSNTNVSSSSPANCSGVVAVAAYGPTGARAYYSNYGTLVDIAAPGGDTSGGSANGILSTLNTGTSTPGSDSYAFYQGTSMAAPHVAAVAALMLSANPSLTPDQVESLLKSSAQPFVATCSSCGAGMLDAATAVAAATGGTTPTPTPTPTPPAGSVAESESNNTRATADPAPRPSTFTGTIGSTSDTDYVSVVVPAGATLTVSLTAGVASADYDLYLYNASGTRVASSTRGAGLVDTVTYTNSGTASATFYPRVLYYSGTTGTSGTYTLAIS; the protein is encoded by the coding sequence ATGACCCTGCACACACCCGCGCGGACCACGACGGCGATCGCCGTCGGGATCGCGCTCGCCTGCGCCGGAGGGATCGGCGCCGCAGCCGCCGCACCGACGCAGGCCCCGGCGGCCGCGCCCGCCGCCGCCCCGGCCGCCGCACCCGCCGAGACCGGGACCACGGACCGCCTCATCGTGAAGTACCGGGGCGAGCGGGCCGGCACCACGCCCGCCGGCACGACGCAGTCGACGCGCCGCGACCGCATCCAGGCCGCCGCCGCCCCGCACGGCGGGGCCGCCGAGCACGTGCGCGCCACCGCCCAGGGCGCCCAGGTCTGGTCGCTCGGCACGGACCTGGCCGTCGCCGACGTCGAGGCGATCGCCGCGCAGGTCGAGGCCGACCCGACCGTCGAGTACGCCGAGCCCGACCGGCTGATGCAGCCGCTCGCCGCCGCGCCGAACGACACGCGCTGGGCCGAGCAGTGGGACCTGCAGACCACCTCCGTCGGCATCGACGTGCGCACCGCCTGGGACACCACGCGCGGCGCGGGCGTCAACGTCGCCGTCATCGACACCGGCTACCGCCCGCACGCCGACCTGGCCGCCAACGTCGTCGGCGGCTACGACCTCATCGCCGACACGGCGGTCGCCAACGACGGCAACGGCCGCGACGCCGACGCCGCCGACCCGGGCGACTGGACCACCACGAACCAGTGCGCGACCGGGTGGACCGCGCGCGGCTCGAGCTGGCACGGCACCCACGTGGCCGGCACGATCAGCGCCGTCACCAACAACGGCGTCGGCGTCGCGGGCATCGCGCCGGAGTCCAAGGTCGTGCCCCTGCGCGTCCTCGGGCGCTGCGGCGGGTACACCTCGGACATCGCCGACGCCATGATCTGGGCCTCGGGCGGCAGCGTCAGCGGCGTTCCCGCCAACGCCAACCCCGCCAAGGTGCTCAACCTCTCGCTCGGCGGGTCCGGCACCTGCGACACCACCAGCCAGAACGCCATCACCAGCGCCCGCTCGCGCGGCGCGGTCGTCGTGGTCGCCGCCGGCAACTCGAACACCAACGTCTCGAGCTCGAGCCCGGCCAACTGCTCCGGCGTCGTCGCCGTCGCCGCGTACGGCCCCACGGGCGCACGGGCGTACTACTCCAACTACGGCACCCTCGTCGACATCGCGGCCCCCGGCGGCGACACCTCCGGCGGGTCCGCCAACGGGATCCTCTCGACGCTCAACACCGGCACCAGCACGCCCGGGTCGGACTCCTACGCCTTCTACCAGGGCACGTCGATGGCCGCCCCGCACGTCGCCGCCGTCGCGGCGCTCATGCTGTCCGCCAACCCGTCGCTGACGCCCGACCAGGTCGAGTCCCTGCTCAAGTCCAGCGCGCAGCCCTTCGTCGCGACCTGCTCCAGCTGCGGCGCCGGCATGCTCGACGCCGCGACCGCCGTGGCCGCGGCCACCGGCGGCACCACGCCGACGCCCACGCCGACCCCGACGCCGCCCGCGGGCAGCGTCGCGGAGTCGGAGTCCAACAACACGCGGGCGACCGCCGACCCCGCACCCCGGCCGTCGACGTTCACCGGCACCATCGGATCCACGAGCGACACGGACTACGTGTCCGTCGTCGTCCCCGCCGGCGCCACGCTCACCGTCAGCCTCACCGCGGGCGTCGCGAGCGCCGACTACGACCTGTACCTGTACAACGCCTCGGGCACCCGGGTCGCCAGCAGCACGCGCGGCGCCGGCCTCGTCGACACCGTCACGTACACCAACAGCGGCACCGCGAGCGCCACGTTCTACCCCCGCGTCCTGTACTACTCGGGCACCACGGGCACGAGCGGGACGTACACGCTGGCCATCAGCTGA
- a CDS encoding vitamin K epoxide reductase family protein, whose translation MKDVTARRGTTSEVAEDHDGPDDGLGDDLDDLDGTDLPPDPDPDLLRPAPLPWVRRTAIEMVVSGLIGLYASFVLSIEALVLAKDQNATLSCDLNAVISCGTVARSWQAELFGFPNAFLGIAAEAVVLTLAVALIGGVRFPRWFMLSAQVVYTLGLVFALWLFQQAYTVIGALCPWCLLITVTTTLVWAGLTRINVREGNIVLPGAAGPWARRFVAAGNDWYITVAALVLLAGVVFARYGWTLL comes from the coding sequence GTGAAGGACGTGACCGCGCGCAGGGGGACGACCTCGGAGGTCGCCGAGGACCACGACGGGCCTGACGACGGCCTCGGCGACGACCTCGACGACCTCGACGGCACGGACCTCCCGCCCGACCCCGACCCCGACCTGCTGCGCCCGGCACCGCTGCCCTGGGTGCGGCGCACCGCGATCGAGATGGTCGTCTCCGGCCTGATCGGCCTGTACGCGAGCTTCGTGCTGTCGATCGAGGCCCTCGTGCTGGCCAAGGACCAGAACGCCACGCTGTCCTGCGACCTCAACGCCGTCATCAGCTGCGGGACGGTGGCGAGGTCGTGGCAGGCCGAGCTGTTCGGCTTCCCCAACGCGTTCCTCGGCATCGCGGCCGAGGCGGTGGTGCTCACGCTCGCCGTCGCGCTCATCGGCGGCGTGCGGTTCCCCCGCTGGTTCATGCTGTCCGCGCAGGTCGTCTACACCCTCGGCCTGGTGTTCGCGCTGTGGCTCTTCCAGCAGGCCTACACCGTCATCGGCGCCCTGTGCCCCTGGTGCCTGCTCATCACCGTCACCACGACGCTCGTGTGGGCCGGCCTCACGCGCATCAACGTGCGCGAGGGGAACATCGTGCTGCCCGGTGCCGCCGGCCCCTGGGCCCGCCGCTTCGTCGCGGCCGGCAACGACTGGTACATCACCGTCGCGGCGCTCGTGCTGCTCGCCGGGGTGGTGTTCGCCCGGTACGGGTGGACGCTGCTCTGA